The following proteins are encoded in a genomic region of Novosphingobium sp. PP1Y:
- the manD gene encoding mannonate dehydratase translates to MKIESARVIVTCPGRNFVTLKIITDQGVYGIGDGTLNGRETAVVAYLEDHVIPCLIGMDPRRIEDIWQYLYRGAYWRRGPVTMRAIAAVDMALWDIKAKMAGMPLYQLLGGRSRDGVMVYGHANGSDIGETVEAVGHYIDMGYKAIRAQTGVPGIKDAYGVGRGKLYYEPADAALPSVTGWDTRKALNYVPKLFEELRKTYGFDHHLLHDGHHRYTPQEAANLGKMLEPYQLFWLEDCTPAENQEAFRLVRQHTVTPLAVGEIFNTIWDAKDLIQNQLIDYIRTTVVGAGGITHLRRIADLAALYQIRTGCHGATDLSPVTMGCALHFDTWVPNFGIQEYMRHTEETDAVFPHDYRFDEGELFVGETPGHGVDIDEKLAAKYPYKPAYLPVARLEDGTMWNW, encoded by the coding sequence ATGAAAATTGAGTCTGCCAGGGTAATTGTGACGTGCCCGGGACGGAACTTCGTCACGCTCAAGATCATCACGGACCAGGGCGTTTACGGCATCGGGGATGGCACTCTCAACGGGCGTGAGACTGCGGTCGTCGCTTATCTTGAAGATCACGTCATTCCTTGCCTGATCGGCATGGATCCGCGCAGGATCGAGGATATCTGGCAATACCTGTACCGCGGAGCCTACTGGCGGCGCGGGCCGGTCACCATGCGGGCGATCGCCGCAGTCGACATGGCGCTATGGGATATCAAGGCCAAGATGGCCGGGATGCCGCTGTATCAATTGCTCGGTGGGCGCAGTCGTGACGGCGTGATGGTCTATGGTCATGCCAATGGCTCCGACATTGGTGAGACCGTCGAGGCGGTGGGCCACTATATCGACATGGGTTATAAGGCGATCCGCGCACAAACCGGTGTTCCGGGCATCAAGGACGCCTATGGCGTGGGGCGCGGGAAGCTTTACTACGAACCGGCTGACGCTGCGCTTCCTTCGGTGACGGGCTGGGATACGCGCAAGGCGCTGAACTATGTGCCCAAGCTCTTCGAGGAACTTCGCAAGACTTACGGTTTCGATCACCACCTGCTGCACGACGGACATCACCGCTACACCCCGCAAGAGGCGGCAAATCTCGGCAAGATGCTTGAGCCCTACCAGCTCTTCTGGCTTGAGGATTGCACGCCGGCCGAGAACCAGGAAGCTTTCAGGCTCGTGCGTCAGCATACCGTCACCCCGCTGGCGGTGGGAGAGATCTTCAATACGATCTGGGACGCCAAGGACCTCATCCAGAACCAGCTCATCGACTATATTCGTACAACGGTAGTCGGGGCAGGCGGGATCACGCATCTGCGTCGGATCGCAGACCTGGCGGCTCTCTACCAGATCCGCACCGGCTGCCATGGTGCCACCGACCTGTCGCCGGTCACCATGGGATGTGCGCTGCATTTCGACACCTGGGTGCCCAACTTCGGTATCCAGGAGTACATGCGTCACACCGAGGAAACGGACGCGGTCTTCCCGCACGATTACCGGTTCGACGAGGGCGAGCTGTTCGTCGGCGAAACCCCGGGGCATGGTGTGGACATCGATGAGAAACTCGCCGCAAAATACCCTTACAAGCCAGCCTATCTGCCGGTCGCGCGGCTCGAGGATGGCACGATGTGGAACTGGTGA
- a CDS encoding glycoside hydrolase family 2 TIM barrel-domain containing protein → MGAPSRMLLRSQGDNSRSGSAGSRRWHERNETREMVLVKYDRLAWMAIAGACLLPVTTPALAASHAQQADGLRTVVELGEGWRFRKGDIPAQSPEFDDRDWSTVTVPHTWNRIGEYDASAHVPGSSGRKIDKYMGVAWYRLSFVSPATGPTKRVWLEFDAASRTAEVWLNGKRLGAHAGGFSRFRFDATDAIRKGGRNFLAVRVDNSEPQPGNATANTLPLAGDFFVQGGLYRPVRLIVTDATHFAMDDFGGPGIYARTQSIASGAATVSVESKLSTERSGPVHGSVVTRLVAADGTIVARSVSPFHLQSGAKVEVSQELTVPDAHLWQGTADPYLYSLESELRDGNGRLLDRAKQSFGIRQFRIDPEKGFFINGQHVALHGVGLHQDGMESGWAMTKSQIADRFETVRDMGANTIRLTHYQHGQSIHDLADKYGLVLWDEIALVTAWTLDQAQGDAPPEIMAQARQQLVELIRQNYNHPSVALWGIANEVDFGPMRPDFLGRGLKVSPSDPTPMLEELAAIVRREDPDRSAALATCCEDRDMPDVPIVANAVPVSGGNRYFGWYYGKPEEVGPHFDALHAKRPSQPQAITEYGAGGALSIHTDNPLGGPFDMGGHDQPEEYQSWLHEKTWPYLEERPFLFASWLWNAFDFATVTRTEGDAKDINTKGLVSYDGRIRKDAFYYYRAHWSDQPTVHVNGRRYVQRAYPTTDISVYSNAPRTKLFLNGKDLGEQGKCDNLVCVWSGVQLSAGANTVEAVGSFADRDVRDAVSWNLDASRASAYYIDSGALVAAPGYGSDTFFNGGRAGSTDQHPRGRPPVLAPIVPDEEHAQLATFREGTFSYRLPVEPGRYSITLRFLEPKATAGERVFDVKANGKTVIAALDVAKEAGAPITLVARTVTLDVTENAIDLQFLPRKGDAIVSTIEVRPSA, encoded by the coding sequence ATGGGCGCACCGAGCCGAATGCTCTTGCGGAGCCAAGGCGATAACTCCAGATCCGGCAGCGCTGGATCGCGCCGGTGGCACGAAAGAAACGAGACGAGGGAGATGGTCTTGGTGAAATATGATCGACTGGCTTGGATGGCGATTGCCGGGGCCTGCCTACTCCCTGTGACTACGCCGGCCTTAGCTGCATCCCACGCGCAACAGGCGGACGGATTGCGAACCGTCGTTGAACTTGGCGAGGGTTGGCGCTTCCGCAAGGGAGACATTCCTGCGCAATCTCCCGAGTTCGACGATCGAGACTGGTCGACTGTCACGGTTCCGCACACATGGAACAGGATTGGTGAGTACGACGCCTCCGCCCATGTCCCGGGCTCCTCCGGGCGTAAGATCGACAAGTATATGGGGGTGGCGTGGTATCGCCTTTCCTTTGTTAGTCCGGCGACCGGGCCCACCAAGAGAGTTTGGCTTGAATTCGATGCAGCGAGCCGCACTGCCGAAGTGTGGCTCAATGGCAAACGATTGGGCGCACATGCCGGCGGTTTCTCGCGGTTTCGTTTCGACGCGACCGATGCGATCCGTAAGGGAGGGCGCAATTTCCTGGCAGTTAGGGTAGACAATAGCGAACCTCAGCCGGGCAATGCGACGGCCAACACGCTGCCGCTGGCAGGGGATTTCTTCGTTCAGGGCGGACTATACCGTCCCGTGCGGTTGATTGTGACCGATGCCACGCATTTTGCCATGGACGATTTCGGTGGCCCCGGAATCTATGCCCGGACTCAGAGCATTGCGTCAGGCGCTGCGACGGTATCCGTGGAGTCCAAACTTTCCACCGAGCGTTCCGGTCCAGTGCATGGCAGTGTCGTGACGCGTCTTGTCGCGGCTGACGGCACGATTGTCGCGCGCTCGGTATCCCCGTTCCATCTGCAGAGCGGTGCGAAGGTAGAGGTCTCGCAGGAATTGACGGTGCCCGATGCGCACCTTTGGCAGGGAACGGCGGACCCCTATCTCTATTCGCTCGAATCCGAACTGCGCGACGGCAATGGTCGGTTGCTTGACCGTGCCAAGCAATCGTTCGGGATCCGGCAGTTCCGGATCGACCCGGAAAAGGGCTTTTTCATCAATGGCCAGCATGTTGCGCTCCACGGCGTAGGGTTGCACCAGGACGGTATGGAATCCGGCTGGGCGATGACAAAGTCCCAGATCGCGGATCGCTTTGAGACCGTCCGCGACATGGGCGCGAATACCATCAGGCTGACACACTATCAGCATGGCCAGTCCATTCATGACCTGGCAGACAAATACGGACTGGTTCTCTGGGATGAAATCGCGCTTGTCACGGCCTGGACGCTGGACCAGGCGCAGGGCGATGCGCCCCCTGAAATCATGGCACAGGCCCGGCAGCAATTGGTCGAGCTGATCCGCCAGAATTACAATCATCCCTCCGTTGCACTGTGGGGTATTGCCAACGAAGTTGACTTCGGACCGATGCGTCCGGATTTTCTTGGTCGTGGATTGAAGGTCAGTCCCAGCGATCCGACCCCGATGCTGGAAGAGCTAGCGGCCATTGTCCGGCGCGAAGACCCGGATCGGTCCGCTGCGCTCGCTACGTGCTGTGAAGACCGCGATATGCCCGATGTGCCGATAGTCGCCAATGCCGTCCCGGTTTCGGGCGGCAACCGCTATTTCGGCTGGTATTACGGAAAGCCGGAGGAAGTAGGCCCGCATTTCGATGCTTTGCATGCAAAACGGCCATCGCAACCCCAGGCGATTACCGAATATGGTGCAGGTGGGGCCCTTTCGATCCATACGGACAATCCGCTGGGCGGTCCTTTCGACATGGGCGGGCACGATCAGCCGGAGGAATATCAATCCTGGCTGCACGAAAAGACATGGCCGTACCTCGAGGAGCGACCGTTCCTCTTCGCCAGCTGGCTGTGGAACGCGTTCGATTTCGCGACGGTGACGCGAACGGAAGGGGACGCCAAGGATATCAATACCAAGGGGCTGGTCAGCTATGACGGGCGAATCCGCAAGGACGCGTTTTATTACTATCGCGCGCACTGGTCAGATCAGCCTACCGTTCATGTGAATGGCCGCCGTTACGTTCAGCGCGCTTATCCCACGACCGATATCAGCGTTTACAGTAACGCTCCTCGCACCAAGCTGTTCTTGAACGGCAAGGACCTCGGTGAGCAGGGCAAATGCGATAACCTCGTTTGTGTCTGGTCCGGTGTGCAGCTGAGTGCAGGCGCCAATACGGTGGAGGCAGTGGGAAGCTTTGCCGACAGGGACGTGCGAGATGCCGTTTCGTGGAACCTCGATGCCTCGAGGGCCAGCGCCTACTATATCGATAGCGGTGCGCTCGTCGCTGCGCCGGGTTACGGATCGGATACGTTCTTCAATGGGGGAAGGGCGGGCTCGACCGACCAGCATCCACGCGGACGACCACCTGTTCTTGCACCCATCGTCCCCGATGAGGAACATGCGCAGCTCGCCACCTTCCGGGAAGGCACCTTCAGCTATCGCCTCCCGGTTGAGCCGGGCCGCTACAGCATAACCCTGCGTTTCTTAGAACCGAAGGCCACTGCGGGAGAGCGCGTCTTCGATGTGAAGGCCAACGGAAAGACCGTTATTGCCGCCTTGGATGTGGCCAAGGAAGCAGGGGCGCCAATCACGCTGGTCGCTCGCACGGTCACATTGGATGTCACCGAAAACGCGATCGATCTGCAGTTCCTGCCCCGCAAGGGCGATGCAATCGTCTCAACCATTGAAGTGCGCCCCAGCGCCTGA
- a CDS encoding sugar kinase — translation MTEVRRIVCLGECMLELSRQPGGAEGWRMGFGGDTLNTAVHLSRSGHRVSYMTALGSCPFSENLRRAWESEGIDCSLVATHPTRRPGLYAISTNLEGERSFTYWRESSAARAMFEISEIEEAIAKAEAADLLYFSLISMAILPPQGRRDLILLAKAVREAGGLVAFDSNYRPLLWESREAAQYWRDQAIALANIGLPTFEDEAQLCDARDEVAVAAHWQGLGCEEVIVKLGARGCMLPDGNACAVPLAVTPVDTSGAGDAFNAAYLAARMRGASVLESALAGHRLAGWCVMHPGAIPQRDPSAPYGRTEPNALAEPRR, via the coding sequence ATGACTGAAGTGCGCAGGATCGTCTGCCTCGGCGAATGCATGCTGGAACTCTCGCGCCAACCCGGCGGAGCCGAAGGCTGGCGCATGGGATTTGGGGGAGATACCCTCAACACAGCAGTGCACCTGTCACGGTCCGGCCACCGGGTCTCCTACATGACTGCATTGGGCAGTTGTCCGTTCAGTGAGAACTTGCGCCGCGCCTGGGAAAGCGAAGGGATCGATTGCAGCCTTGTCGCGACCCACCCGACGCGCCGACCCGGTCTCTACGCGATCTCGACCAACCTCGAAGGCGAGCGCAGCTTCACCTATTGGCGAGAAAGCAGCGCGGCACGGGCCATGTTCGAGATCTCCGAGATCGAGGAGGCAATCGCCAAGGCCGAAGCGGCCGATCTGCTCTATTTCTCGCTGATCTCGATGGCGATCCTGCCGCCGCAGGGCCGCAGGGACCTCATCCTTCTGGCAAAGGCGGTGCGAGAGGCGGGAGGACTTGTCGCTTTCGACAGCAACTACCGCCCCTTGCTCTGGGAATCGCGCGAAGCGGCGCAATACTGGCGTGATCAGGCCATCGCGCTCGCCAATATCGGTCTGCCTACTTTTGAAGATGAAGCACAGCTGTGCGATGCGCGAGACGAAGTCGCCGTCGCTGCGCATTGGCAAGGGCTGGGCTGCGAGGAAGTGATCGTGAAACTGGGCGCGCGCGGCTGCATGCTTCCTGACGGAAATGCCTGTGCCGTGCCCTTGGCTGTTACGCCTGTCGATACGAGCGGGGCAGGGGACGCCTTCAACGCCGCTTACCTGGCAGCACGCATGCGCGGCGCATCGGTACTCGAGTCCGCGCTGGCCGGACATCGGCTTGCCGGCTGGTGCGTCATGCATCCGGGCGCCATTCCGCAGCGCGATCCTTCGGCGCCTTATGGGCGCACCGAGCCGAATGCTCTTGCGGAGCCAAGGCGATAA
- the uxaC gene encoding glucuronate isomerase, whose product MTRTLELHPDRLLPADPSTRAIARELYQSIASLPIISPHGHTDPHWFAANETFGNAADLLLAPDHYVFRMLYSQGVDLQDLGIGKSDADPREAWRLFAERYHLFRGTPSRIWLDWVFAEAFGIDVILEARTSDLYFDAITAKLATDAFRPRALFERFNIEVIATTEGPLDRLEHHQAIRKSGWSGRVITAYRPDPVVDPEFEGFHDNLAKLSELTGEDCHSWTGYLDAHRKRRAFFAQMGATSTDHGHPTARTADLSAGEAEDLFARVIRKNCSAADAELFRAQMLTEMAAMSLDDGLVMQLHPGAYRNHNRDIFKAFGRDKGADIPSRTEYVSALKPLLDRFGNRPDFTLILFTLDESVYARELAPLAGHYPCLRLGPAWWFHDSPEGMRRFRKATTETAGFYNTVGFNDDTRAFLSIPARHDLARRIDCGFLAELVAEHRLNDWEAAELAQDLAYNLAKKAYKL is encoded by the coding sequence ATGACCAGAACACTCGAATTGCACCCGGACCGGTTGCTGCCTGCCGACCCTTCGACTCGCGCCATCGCCCGCGAGCTCTATCAAAGCATCGCTTCGCTGCCGATCATCAGCCCGCACGGACACACGGACCCGCATTGGTTCGCCGCCAATGAAACATTTGGCAACGCTGCAGACCTGCTCCTTGCCCCTGATCACTATGTGTTCCGGATGCTCTATTCCCAAGGTGTGGATCTGCAAGATCTGGGAATTGGCAAGTCCGATGCCGATCCGCGCGAGGCGTGGCGTCTCTTTGCAGAACGATACCACCTGTTCCGCGGTACGCCTTCGCGCATATGGCTGGATTGGGTCTTCGCAGAAGCTTTCGGGATCGACGTCATCCTGGAAGCGCGGACCAGCGACCTTTACTTCGACGCGATAACAGCCAAACTGGCCACGGATGCATTTCGGCCACGTGCGCTTTTCGAACGTTTCAACATCGAAGTCATCGCGACGACAGAAGGGCCGCTCGACCGGCTTGAACACCATCAGGCCATTCGCAAGTCGGGTTGGTCGGGACGCGTCATCACGGCCTATCGTCCGGATCCGGTCGTCGATCCGGAGTTCGAGGGCTTTCACGACAACCTGGCCAAACTGTCGGAACTGACCGGTGAAGATTGTCATTCCTGGACCGGATATCTTGACGCGCACCGCAAGCGGCGGGCTTTCTTCGCACAAATGGGCGCGACGAGCACCGATCACGGTCACCCGACTGCACGCACGGCCGACCTCTCGGCTGGCGAAGCCGAGGACCTGTTTGCGCGCGTCATAAGGAAGAACTGCAGTGCGGCAGACGCGGAACTCTTCCGCGCGCAGATGTTGACCGAAATGGCAGCCATGAGCCTTGACGACGGGCTCGTCATGCAACTTCATCCCGGTGCCTATCGCAATCACAACAGAGACATCTTCAAGGCCTTCGGACGGGATAAGGGAGCGGACATTCCTTCGCGCACCGAATACGTCTCTGCCTTGAAGCCCCTGCTGGATCGCTTCGGCAACCGCCCGGACTTCACGCTGATCCTCTTCACCCTCGATGAGAGCGTCTATGCGCGCGAACTGGCACCTCTGGCCGGGCATTACCCCTGTCTCCGGCTCGGGCCCGCGTGGTGGTTCCACGACAGTCCGGAGGGCATGCGACGCTTCCGCAAGGCAACGACGGAGACCGCCGGCTTCTACAATACGGTCGGCTTCAACGACGACACACGTGCCTTTCTCTCGATCCCGGCCCGGCACGATCTTGCCCGCCGCATAGATTGCGGTTTCCTCGCCGAACTGGTGGCCGAGCATCGGCTGAACGACTGGGAGGCCGCCGAGTTGGCCCAGGACCTTGCCTACAATCTCGCCAAGAAGGCCTATAAGCTGTGA
- a CDS encoding LysR family transcriptional regulator, which produces MRFKGMDLNLLVAFEALMETRNTARAGEKIGLSQPATSAALSRLRAYFRDELLVVKGRRMFPTPLAETLLPRVRACLRSAESVISTSSQFDPARAERLFRIVASDYVSAALLSPLLRSLETSAPGVMLDLMPPESHSADLLRRGVVDLMITPSEYGSSGLPTEPLYEDNFVVAGCLNHPLFASQFTMEDIFTYGHIAVSLGETGSTTVGDRQLNLLGHARKVDIIAHSFTVVPWMLVGTQRLAIMHERLAHIAASHFSITYRPLPQAIEPLRQIIQYHETRASDPGLRWLIDLIRAEVKSPI; this is translated from the coding sequence ATGCGATTCAAGGGAATGGACCTGAACTTGCTCGTGGCTTTCGAGGCACTTATGGAGACCCGCAACACGGCCCGGGCAGGCGAGAAGATCGGTCTGAGCCAGCCGGCGACGAGCGCCGCACTCTCCCGACTGCGCGCCTACTTTCGCGATGAACTGTTGGTCGTCAAAGGACGGCGGATGTTTCCGACTCCGCTGGCGGAAACACTGTTGCCGCGGGTCAGGGCATGCCTGCGCAGTGCCGAATCGGTGATTTCGACATCCAGCCAGTTCGATCCGGCCCGTGCGGAACGATTGTTCCGCATTGTCGCATCCGACTATGTTTCGGCGGCGTTGCTAAGCCCACTCCTGCGGTCGCTGGAGACGAGCGCACCGGGTGTCATGCTGGATCTGATGCCGCCCGAAAGTCATTCCGCCGACTTGCTGCGGCGCGGTGTAGTCGACCTCATGATTACACCGAGCGAGTATGGTTCGAGCGGTTTGCCGACAGAACCGCTCTATGAAGATAATTTCGTCGTGGCAGGGTGCCTGAACCACCCGTTATTCGCTTCGCAATTCACAATGGAGGACATCTTCACATATGGCCATATCGCCGTTTCACTGGGTGAAACGGGCTCCACGACAGTGGGCGATAGGCAGCTAAACTTATTGGGTCATGCCAGGAAAGTGGATATTATCGCCCATTCATTCACTGTTGTTCCATGGATGCTTGTCGGCACGCAAAGGCTTGCCATTATGCATGAACGACTGGCTCATATCGCCGCGAGTCATTTCAGCATCACTTACAGGCCACTGCCACAGGCAATTGAGCCGCTTCGCCAGATCATCCAATATCATGAGACCCGCGCAAGCGATCCGGGGCTGCGCTGGCTGATCGACTTGATCAGGGCAGAGGTCAAATCACCCATATGA
- a CDS encoding TonB-dependent receptor, whose protein sequence is MRTTFTAILLSATFLGGASAQAQEVDAAAAEGAGTEIIVTAQRRSESIQRVPVSVTALTQDTLASQNLNDLTQVSRAAPSLQIGVDNSFAVRGVGTLSFAGTIDSSVAVAIDDVNLGRPVLNSPLLNDLARVEVLNGPQGLLFGKNASAGLLNIVTARPVLGAYTSATNLELAMRDTPGSGRNAPGIIARETLNIPISDNSALRLAGLYSYQEPGTTYVGTPSPGTRHDLNATSYSLKAKYLAELTDSLTFYGIADYNESHGIAGIFDNSYRQVDATSTNSPALAADGITPGTKNLLFGGDADQFRDIETGGAQGQVTYAFDSGFEISNLFAWRYYEQDQSLDGDYLSADGFNTNASQSSYNQFSNELRVALPSGNRLSGQVGLYWFKSTLDLSRQLGGNSYLPAFVLSGYPFCVGATPVPGANPPVCSVNNQSQVGGDRDYSLDTESYAAFGQLTYEVIDGFKLIAGGRVTHDKIDLDLTQNQVNYFQSIGGPRGRFESHYSNTDFSWKLGAQFQATPTVMLYGFYGRGYKGPGFNDSFPTADADVVVREETSKTAEIGVKSSFLDRRLVVNLSAFHTDFNNFQVQSFDPNLSTFVVQNAAKVVSKGIEANVILAPFEGLTINGSGSLLSSKFKDFVGAQCYPTQTTYGCSATVNVFDASGLTLPAAPKFTSSLQVRYEVPTSGSIVPFLQGNWYHRSSINYLVNRAPGAGLDVIDIFGASIGARIADNLRVSIFCKNCTNKINPTAIGVESGDANARDSRGGATPKLTYTQQFGLDSVRTVGLNLGFDF, encoded by the coding sequence ATGCGAACCACATTCACCGCCATACTTCTTTCCGCCACCTTTCTGGGTGGCGCGTCGGCGCAGGCTCAGGAAGTCGATGCGGCTGCAGCTGAAGGGGCAGGCACCGAAATCATCGTGACTGCGCAGCGCCGCAGCGAAAGCATCCAGCGCGTGCCAGTCAGCGTGACGGCGCTTACGCAAGACACCCTAGCCTCGCAGAATCTGAATGATCTGACCCAGGTATCACGCGCTGCGCCTTCGTTGCAGATCGGCGTAGACAACTCCTTTGCCGTGCGCGGTGTGGGCACGCTTTCATTCGCCGGCACCATTGACAGCAGCGTGGCCGTGGCCATTGACGACGTCAACCTTGGCCGTCCGGTGCTGAATAGCCCGCTCCTCAACGACCTGGCGCGAGTCGAGGTGCTTAATGGGCCGCAAGGCCTGTTGTTCGGAAAGAACGCATCCGCCGGTCTTCTCAACATTGTCACGGCACGTCCGGTTCTGGGTGCTTATACCAGCGCAACGAATCTTGAATTGGCAATGCGAGATACTCCCGGTTCGGGCCGCAATGCCCCGGGCATCATTGCCCGGGAAACGCTTAACATCCCGATTTCCGACAATTCGGCGCTGCGCCTTGCTGGCCTCTATTCCTATCAGGAGCCGGGAACCACATACGTAGGTACGCCCAGTCCCGGAACGCGGCACGATCTCAATGCCACGAGCTATTCGTTGAAGGCCAAGTATCTTGCCGAGCTGACCGACAGCCTGACATTCTATGGCATTGCCGATTACAACGAAAGCCATGGCATCGCGGGTATTTTCGACAACAGCTATCGTCAGGTCGATGCGACCAGTACGAATAGTCCCGCGCTTGCGGCCGATGGCATTACGCCGGGAACGAAGAATCTTCTTTTCGGCGGTGACGCCGACCAGTTCAGGGATATTGAAACCGGTGGTGCGCAAGGTCAAGTGACCTATGCCTTCGATTCCGGCTTCGAGATCAGCAACCTCTTCGCATGGCGCTACTACGAGCAGGACCAATCGCTCGACGGCGATTATCTCTCGGCTGATGGTTTCAATACAAACGCATCACAGTCCAGTTACAATCAGTTCTCCAATGAATTGCGCGTGGCGCTTCCATCTGGAAATCGCCTGAGCGGTCAAGTTGGCCTCTACTGGTTCAAATCGACTCTTGACCTGTCCCGCCAGCTTGGCGGTAACAGCTACCTTCCGGCATTTGTACTGAGCGGCTATCCCTTCTGCGTAGGCGCGACACCGGTGCCGGGCGCAAATCCGCCGGTCTGTTCCGTCAACAATCAGTCGCAAGTTGGCGGTGATCGTGATTACTCCCTCGACACGGAGAGCTATGCCGCGTTCGGTCAGTTGACCTACGAAGTAATCGATGGCTTCAAGCTGATTGCCGGTGGACGCGTCACGCATGACAAGATCGATCTGGATCTGACACAAAACCAGGTCAATTATTTCCAGTCGATAGGTGGTCCGCGTGGACGCTTCGAGTCGCACTACAGCAACACCGATTTCAGCTGGAAGCTGGGGGCTCAGTTCCAGGCTACTCCGACGGTGATGCTGTACGGCTTCTACGGTCGCGGTTATAAAGGACCGGGGTTCAACGACAGCTTTCCCACTGCCGACGCGGATGTCGTAGTTCGCGAGGAAACTTCGAAGACTGCGGAAATCGGCGTTAAGTCGAGCTTCCTTGACCGGCGCCTGGTCGTGAACCTTTCAGCGTTCCATACAGACTTCAACAACTTTCAGGTTCAATCGTTCGACCCGAATTTGAGCACCTTTGTGGTGCAGAACGCCGCCAAGGTCGTTTCGAAGGGTATAGAAGCAAACGTCATTCTGGCTCCCTTCGAGGGCTTGACGATCAACGGCTCGGGATCCCTGCTTTCCTCGAAGTTCAAGGACTTCGTCGGTGCTCAATGCTATCCCACGCAGACCACTTACGGTTGCTCTGCCACTGTGAACGTATTCGATGCATCCGGCCTTACACTTCCGGCAGCACCGAAGTTCACATCCAGTCTGCAGGTTCGTTACGAGGTGCCGACCAGCGGATCGATCGTCCCATTCCTGCAGGGGAACTGGTACCACCGGTCCTCGATCAACTATCTCGTCAATCGCGCACCTGGAGCTGGTCTCGATGTGATCGACATCTTTGGGGCGAGCATTGGCGCCCGCATCGCCGATAATCTTCGCGTGTCGATTTTTTGCAAGAACTGCACCAACAAGATCAACCCGACGGCGATCGGCGTGGAATCGGGCGATGCCAATGCCCGCGACTCAAGAGGCGGGGCCACTCCAAAGCTGACCTACACGCAGCAATTTGGGCTGGATTCTGTGCGTACGGTCGGCTTGAACCTGGGCTTCGACTTCTGA
- a CDS encoding MFS transporter, whose protein sequence is MAIFKGKLRWWMIGLVTLGTIMNYLARSTLSVAAPTLKDEFGMTTEQYSWVVLAFQASYTAMQTVAGALLDSLGTRLGFFIFAMGWALANMGHALATGWPSLAAFRAALGATEAAAIPAGAKVTSEWFPAHQRPLATSCFQMGTSVGSMLAPPLVAFCILWWGWQEAFLITGGLSVAWALLWWFGYRKPEEHPAITPGELEELSKNDRGQEGEARPATRGAVLRSRGFWAIAVPRFLAEPAWQTFNFFIPLYLVSVWGLNLRDIALWAWLPFLAADFGSLAAGILPNALMRRGAGMIASRKVTMTVGALCMIGPACIGLAGSPGLAIALFCVGGFAHQMLNGALITLCADIFDTRAVGTASGMAGSIAWIGGMLFTFLIGQSADQFGYAPLFVALGCLDLLGACVLWGLLRSPKGSAGRSYG, encoded by the coding sequence ATGGCCATCTTCAAAGGTAAGCTGCGTTGGTGGATGATCGGCCTGGTCACCTTGGGCACGATCATGAACTATCTGGCGCGCTCAACGCTTTCAGTCGCAGCGCCGACGCTCAAGGATGAGTTCGGCATGACGACCGAACAATACAGCTGGGTCGTGCTGGCCTTCCAGGCAAGCTATACGGCGATGCAGACGGTGGCCGGTGCCTTGCTGGACTCACTGGGAACCCGGCTCGGTTTCTTCATTTTCGCCATGGGATGGGCTCTGGCCAACATGGGACATGCCCTTGCCACCGGTTGGCCGAGCCTGGCGGCATTCCGTGCGGCACTTGGGGCGACCGAAGCCGCTGCCATTCCGGCCGGCGCGAAAGTGACTTCTGAATGGTTTCCGGCGCATCAGCGTCCACTGGCGACAAGCTGTTTTCAGATGGGTACGAGTGTGGGCTCGATGCTCGCCCCGCCGCTTGTTGCCTTTTGCATCCTTTGGTGGGGCTGGCAGGAGGCGTTCCTGATTACCGGCGGTCTCAGCGTGGCCTGGGCCCTGCTGTGGTGGTTCGGCTACCGCAAGCCGGAGGAGCATCCCGCAATAACGCCCGGCGAATTGGAAGAGCTGAGCAAGAATGATCGGGGGCAAGAGGGAGAAGCGCGTCCGGCGACGCGCGGTGCGGTATTGAGAAGCCGAGGGTTCTGGGCAATCGCCGTGCCAAGGTTTCTGGCCGAGCCGGCATGGCAGACCTTCAATTTCTTCATACCGCTCTACCTCGTATCGGTATGGGGCCTGAACTTGCGCGATATCGCGCTGTGGGCCTGGCTTCCTTTCCTGGCAGCCGACTTCGGTTCGTTGGCGGCAGGTATTTTGCCCAATGCGCTGATGCGACGCGGCGCGGGAATGATTGCGTCGCGCAAGGTGACGATGACAGTCGGTGCATTGTGCATGATCGGCCCGGCCTGCATCGGACTGGCCGGTTCCCCCGGTCTTGCAATTGCTCTCTTTTGCGTAGGCGGCTTTGCCCACCAGATGTTGAACGGAGCGCTCATCACCTTGTGCGCGGACATATTTGACACCCGAGCGGTCGGGACCGCCAGCGGCATGGCAGGTTCAATCGCCTGGATCGGCGGTATGCTCTTCACTTTCCTCATTGGCCAGAGCGCCGACCAGTTCGGTTACGCACCCTTGTTCGTAGCCCTCGGTTGCCTGGATCTGCTGGGGGCATGCGTCCTGTGGGGGCTCTTGCGATCTCCAAAAGGGTCGGCCGGACGTTCATATGGGTGA